Genomic DNA from Flavobacterium sp. N502540:
AATAATTGTCGAAGCATTTTTACGAGTAATTAAGGCTTTTAGCTTCTCTACTTTAGCGTAGGTATTTTCGATGAACGACTGACCTCCAAAACCAGGATTTACGCTCATGATACATACTAAATCAATATCGTTGATTACATCTTCTAATAAATCAATATTAGTGTGTGGATTAATTGCAACTCCTGCTTTCATTCCTTCAGCTTTGATGGCTTGTAGCGTTCTGTGTAAGTGAGTGCAGGCTTCGTAATGTACGCTTAGGATATTGGCACCTAAATCGGCAAAAGTTTTAATGTAACGATCCGGATCAACGATCATCAGGTGTACGTCTATCGTTTTTTTAGCATGTCTTGAAATAGCTTCTAAAACCGGCATTCCGAAAGAAATATTCGGAACAAAAACTCCGTCCATAATATCAATATGAAACCAGTCGGCCTGACTGTTGTTGATCATTTCAATATCACGTTGCAAATTAGCGAAATCAGCTGCAAGAACAGAAGGAGCAATAAGTGTATTCTTCATTGTGTAGTTGTATGTTGTGTTGTTTTTTTTGCAAAGTTAATTTTTTTAATCGCAAAGCTCGCAAAGATTTATGCAAAGTTTTTTATGTTTTGAGTTGAGTAATAAATTCCGAAAGATTTATGTTTTTAAAAAGTCTTAGCTGTAAAAAGTATTGCGGTAAATAAATAAAATAAAAAACTCCGGTAATCAGCCGGAGTTTCAATCATCAATCAAAAAACGAACAGTCAATCAAACTGTTGTTTGCTTTGTCGTCCAATATAGGTAGTTTTGAAATAAATTCCAAATTCCAACAAAATAATTGAAATTTGGAATTGCTATAATTGGAACTTTGGAATTTATCCAAGATAAGTTTTAAGAATTTTACTTCTTGAAGTATGTTTTAATCTACGGATTGCTTTTTCTTTAATCTGACGAACACGCTCACGAGTCAGGTCGAAAGTTTCTCCAATTTCCTCTAAAGTCATTGGGTGTTGATCGCCAAGACCAAAATACAAACGAACAACATCGGCCTCTCTTGGAGTTAATGTTTCTAATGAACGCTCAATTTCAGTACGTAATGATTCGTGAATTAATTCTCTGTCCGGGTTTGGAGATTCTCCTGAACGTAAAACGTCATAAAGGTTGGAGTCTTCACCTTCAACAAGAGGCGCATCCATTGATAGGTGACGACCAGAGTTTTTCATAGACTCTTTTACGTCATTTACAGTCATGTCAAGTTCTTTTGCAATTTCTTCAGCAGAAGGCGGACGCTCGTTAGATTGCTCTAATAAAGCATACATTTTGTTGATTTTATTGATAGAACCGATTTTGTTTAATGGTAAACGAACAATACGAGATTGTTCTGCCAAAGCCTGCAGGATCGATTGACGAATCCACCATACAGCATAAGAGATGAATTTGAAACCACGAGTCTCATCAAAACGCTGAGCGGCTTTAATTAAACCTAAGTTTCCTTCATTAATTAAGTCAGGAAGAGTTAATCCTTGATTTTGATATTGTTTAGCAACCGATACAACGAAACGTAGGTTAGCTTTTGTTAATTTTTCTAATGCTCTTTGATCACCGGCTTTTATTCTCTGTGCTAATTCTACCTCTTCATCGGCGGTAATTAGGTCAACTTTTCCAATTTCTTGTAGGTATTTGTCTAATGATGCAGTTTCACGATTGGTTACCTGCTTGGTGATTTTAAGTTGTCTCATGTTTTTTGTCTCCTCAATTTTTAAGTGTACAAATGGTTATACGTAATGAGTTCAAAAAAAGTTACAATTAATTTAAATTATTTTTACAAATTAATTGTTTGGCTGTTTTTTTATCTCTTCCGATCTAATTTGAAAGCGCCTCTTTAACCTCGATAGTCTCTTTTATAAAAACGGGTTTTCCTGAAGCAGAAAATCCTTCCAGTGTGATTTCAAATTTACCGGATACGTCTGAGGTATAAAATTGTACTTTCGAATTTGCATCACTTAAATCTACTTTAGGAACCCAAAGAAGCTGATGCCTGTAATCGGGAATTCTTTCATTTTTAGTGCCGGCATAATCAGGTTTAAAATAGTCTTTTTTAGACTGTGGTCTTAGAAGTTCAGGTCTTAAAATAAAACTGCCTTTAAGTTTGGTTTCGTAATCGCCATTTTTAGTTGTAAAGAAAACTAAGCCGTTAAAAGATTTTGCACCATAATAGTAAATTCCTTTTACAACATTGATTTTATGGATGTTTTTTGGGTTATAATGGAATAGTTCGTTTAGGTCTTCTATAATCAGTCCGTCTACAATTATTAAGGAAGGTAAGGCAGATTCGTAATTAGGATCGTAGTCGTAAACATGAATTGCATAGTTGTTTTTATCTTTTGAAAAATAGACGCCTTTCACAACTTCAGTTATCGTTTCTTCCATAGTTGCGAATCGTGTAAAAGCGTCCAGTTCATACTCTTTTGATAAATTGTTGTAAAAAGGAATGGTATCATTTGAGGCTAATATACTGTCTTTTTTAAGATTGTGATAAGCGTTTTCTATTTGAGTGGAAATCAGTCTTTCTGAAATATTCTGTTTAAAGTCTGCATTGAACTGAAATTCCGGAAAGTTTAAATTTGAAAAATTGATGTTTTTTGGTTTGTCCATTTCAATGGTATAATCCTGTTTGTTGTCTTCCAGAATTTGAACGATTACATTGGAGTTTGGGTTTGGCTTTTCCAGATTAAAAATAAAGTTTCCTTCATTATCTGTTTTGGCAAGTTTCAAAGTATAGTTTTTACCAACGATAGAAAGAGCTACTTTTTTATTTCTTATATCAGCATTGCTTGATCGTATTTTCCCGGAAATTATTTCCCCTCGTAATTCAGGCAATAGAAAATTAGGGTTTTTTATTTCTGTTTGCGGGATTTTAGAAGTATTGCCTGCACTAAGTTCTTCGAAATTGATTTTCTTTTGAGCTACAAAACCATCTGCTTTTCTTACTGAAAGCACATAATTTCCCTTTGTAAATTCATCAGAACTACTGATGATTTGCAATTCTGCCTGGTCTCTGTTTTTGTAAATTTTACTTTTTAAATTAAAAGAGATGTTGTTGTTTGTTATCGTCTCTGCTAAAGTTATTTCTTTTTGAGAAACGGTATTTACAGGTTTATCTTTGTACGGGTTTAAGATGTAAATGTCAAGATTACAATATTCTGAAACATCTTTGTTTAACATCCAGTTGGTGTATCCGATTATTTTATAGTTACCGGTTTCCAGAGTTGTCGGAATGAAAAAATCACTGCCGGCGGTTCCGTTATCCAGAAACAATTTATGGGTAAGAACTGTTGTTTTGTTTTTGTCGACCAGCTGCAAGTAAACAATTTTGCTATATTTCGACATTTCATTTGTTGATTTATTGACACAGAAAATCTTGTAAAACAAAGATTCTCCGGTGATATAGGAATTAGCGTTTGTACTGATGTAAATGGACTCATTAAGGTTTTGATCTATTGTATTCAGTTCCGTTACGGCATTGTTCTTCTGAGCAAACAAAATTTGCTGAAAACACATTGTCAAAGCGATGATTGTTATCTGTTTTAGTCTATCCAAAATGATGGTTTTATGTTTGATGAAAATGAAGTGCAATCTCCGCATTCTACGGGATACAATAGATACTGAGGCGTTTCGTTAGGAAAATAAACTTTAATTCCTGATTTGATTAGGTCTAGGATATCATTCCCCTGACATTCGGCTGAAGAACTGAAACAATAATTAAAGTAAAATTGGTCTATTTCATTTTCAGGAACTGGAGAGGGACAATCATATTGATATTTAGGTATTGGTTCTTTTGGGAAAAGATCGGTAAAATTAAAAAAGAGTCTTTTTTCGGAATAGGAGGACACATTAAAAAAACCAATCACTTTCTCACCCGGATTGTCAACAGGGTTTATGTTTCCGTAGAAAAAACCTGGCTGGGTTTGCGATAGTATACTTCCTATGTCAGAAATTTCTTTTAGGGTTTCGTAAAAAGTATGCGCAGCAAGATTCTGAACATATTGTTTGACTAAGATGCTGTATCTGCTTCTTATGATCGGGTCTTTGCTGCTAATGAATTTAATTGGAAAATCAGTAACTCTGTCTTCACTTAGCTGGTTGGTGTTGGTCAAAA
This window encodes:
- a CDS encoding RNA polymerase sigma factor RpoD/SigA, giving the protein MRQLKITKQVTNRETASLDKYLQEIGKVDLITADEEVELAQRIKAGDQRALEKLTKANLRFVVSVAKQYQNQGLTLPDLINEGNLGLIKAAQRFDETRGFKFISYAVWWIRQSILQALAEQSRIVRLPLNKIGSINKINKMYALLEQSNERPPSAEEIAKELDMTVNDVKESMKNSGRHLSMDAPLVEGEDSNLYDVLRSGESPNPDRELIHESLRTEIERSLETLTPREADVVRLYFGLGDQHPMTLEEIGETFDLTRERVRQIKEKAIRRLKHTSRSKILKTYLG
- the rpe gene encoding ribulose-phosphate 3-epimerase, which gives rise to MKNTLIAPSVLAADFANLQRDIEMINNSQADWFHIDIMDGVFVPNISFGMPVLEAISRHAKKTIDVHLMIVDPDRYIKTFADLGANILSVHYEACTHLHRTLQAIKAEGMKAGVAINPHTNIDLLEDVINDIDLVCIMSVNPGFGGQSFIENTYAKVEKLKALITRKNASTIIEIDGGVTSKNAKQLVEAGADVLVAGSFVFKAENPTQTIAELKALTAF